One window of the Marinilactibacillus sp. Marseille-P9653 genome contains the following:
- a CDS encoding peptidase domain-containing ABC transporter, protein MNKKVKYVEQNEHSECGLSCVVMLLNYHGIRSDLINLREKFGVPLGGNNFNELATIFKEYGLKSKAIKVNVGNITDDMLPCVAYWENSHFIVIEKVSKRNVTIVDPNIGRETLSYKSFQSKYRSVILYIESLETTEEIQINNKSFLKKFILNQIVENKTKYITIILLSFFVQGLTLIFSLMIRSLIDNSVLLRNQNILIFFVVSLIMYFFVQVYRNTSIERLKKEFNTNLNKEYIDKITKLPLSFFVNRSSGELVYRYNLISYIQQMLDTHLLKTSIDIVFSVVYISIMIYLSIELTFLILSISLIVIIVTSINNRYIMSLNYKIMSAQSSAQSSFLELLNGIETIKAIGIEDNFYRDWKYHFDEHQEISLKSNIVTSWLSNIVQTIQFSIPFLIIIFGSYLRSNYDLSWGTIISFTTLATTFVNPISEVATTVGQTLVVNSYMKKIDEVLIQKSHNYSNDLGEKIDKVNDLSLSKVKFSYSYFEKNIIEDICLSVSENEKVALVGPSGAGKSTLLKILAGLYSSKSGDFKVNGMDFSNVNYSDYNKKVGYVPQKTTIFNMTILENLILKELDTDLSYLKKVIKDTTLDELIDSLPQKEYTKISEDGMNLSGGQKQKIAITRSLIQMPDLLLLDEATSSLDNISEEKIISSLKNYPIGMVFISHSLDTIKHFDKIIVMNQGKIVGYGTHEKLIEQNELYKSLYKNTEV, encoded by the coding sequence ATGAACAAGAAAGTCAAGTACGTAGAACAAAACGAACATAGTGAATGCGGCCTATCATGTGTAGTTATGTTGCTAAATTACCACGGTATCAGAAGTGACTTAATAAACTTAAGAGAAAAATTTGGAGTGCCTTTAGGAGGTAATAATTTTAATGAACTAGCTACTATATTTAAAGAATACGGATTGAAAAGTAAAGCCATAAAAGTAAACGTTGGAAATATAACAGACGATATGTTACCTTGTGTTGCTTATTGGGAAAATAGTCATTTTATCGTTATAGAAAAAGTTTCTAAAAGAAATGTGACTATAGTTGATCCAAATATCGGTAGAGAAACATTAAGCTATAAAAGTTTTCAGTCAAAATATCGTTCTGTTATTCTTTATATTGAGTCTTTAGAGACTACAGAAGAAATCCAAATTAACAATAAAAGTTTTTTGAAAAAATTTATTTTAAATCAAATTGTAGAAAATAAAACTAAATATATAACTATTATCTTATTATCTTTTTTCGTACAAGGTTTGACATTGATTTTTTCATTAATGATAAGATCTTTAATAGATAACAGTGTTTTACTAAGAAACCAAAATATTTTGATATTTTTTGTCGTATCATTAATAATGTATTTTTTTGTGCAGGTTTATAGAAATACTAGTATAGAGCGGTTGAAAAAAGAGTTTAACACTAACTTGAATAAAGAATATATTGATAAAATAACTAAATTACCGTTATCATTTTTTGTAAATAGAAGTTCGGGGGAACTCGTATATAGATATAATTTAATAAGTTATATACAACAGATGTTAGATACACATTTACTGAAAACAAGTATCGATATTGTTTTCTCAGTAGTTTATATATCAATAATGATATATTTATCAATTGAATTAACATTTCTAATATTATCAATTTCTCTAATTGTTATAATAGTAACAAGTATTAATAACAGATATATAATGTCTTTGAACTATAAAATAATGTCTGCACAAAGTTCTGCACAAAGTTCATTTTTAGAGCTTTTAAATGGAATTGAGACAATTAAAGCTATAGGAATCGAAGATAATTTTTACCGAGATTGGAAGTATCACTTTGATGAACATCAAGAGATAAGTTTGAAGAGTAATATTGTCACTTCTTGGCTTTCCAATATTGTACAAACTATTCAATTTTCTATTCCTTTTCTTATAATAATTTTCGGAAGTTATTTGAGGAGCAATTATGATTTGAGTTGGGGGACGATAATTAGTTTCACGACATTAGCTACAACATTCGTAAACCCAATATCCGAAGTGGCTACTACTGTTGGACAAACTTTGGTTGTGAATTCATATATGAAAAAAATTGATGAAGTTTTAATTCAAAAAAGTCACAATTATTCAAATGATTTAGGTGAGAAAATAGACAAAGTTAACGATTTGAGTTTATCGAAAGTGAAATTTTCGTATAGTTATTTTGAAAAGAATATCATCGAAGACATATGTTTGTCTGTCAGTGAAAATGAGAAAGTTGCATTAGTAGGACCTAGTGGGGCTGGCAAGAGTACACTACTCAAAATATTAGCAGGTTTGTATTCTAGTAAATCTGGGGACTTCAAAGTTAATGGAATGGACTTTAGTAATGTTAATTATAGTGACTATAATAAAAAGGTTGGATATGTTCCACAGAAAACCACAATTTTTAATATGACTATTTTAGAAAATTTGATTTTAAAAGAATTAGATACAGACCTCTCATATTTAAAAAAAGTTATTAAGGATACCACATTGGACGAATTAATAGATTCGTTACCTCAAAAAGAATATACTAAAATATCTGAAGATGGCATGAATTTATCTGGAGGGCAAAAGCAAAAAATTGCTATTACAAGATCATTAATACAAATGCCAGATTTACTGTTGTTAGATGAAGCAACAAGTTCTCTTGATAATATCTCCGAAGAGAAGATAATATCATCTTTAAAAAATTATCCTATCGGTATGGTTTTTATTTCTCATAGTTTAGATACGATCAAACATTTCGATAAAATTATTGTCATGAATCAAGGGAAAATCGTAGGCTATGGTACTCACGAAAAGTTAATCGAACAAAATGAACTGTACAAATCTTTATATAAAAATACAGAGGTGTAA
- a CDS encoding flavodoxin family protein, giving the protein MEKIFIFNSSLKKSSRIYTYTESIKSKFSDCKIYDNNLYNTTLFPHNGDTSFYETGVHYQDSKDDVEKIKHEMLDSDLIILATPVYCHMASSGMVMFIERIFSLWVHFFKLVGKPCIIITTSESNGNEKVIRYLSGILETAGANVEDAYTFMNTYDNEEENMERLTNSITKILENHNPKFSHKQEAIFKTYKRAIGRYDETNYEYQYWEKSGLFSSKSLKEYNEIVNP; this is encoded by the coding sequence ATGGAAAAAATTTTTATTTTTAATTCTTCATTGAAGAAAAGTTCACGAATCTATACTTATACCGAATCGATAAAGAGTAAATTCAGTGACTGTAAAATATATGATAATAATCTTTATAACACCACACTTTTTCCGCATAATGGAGATACTAGTTTTTACGAAACTGGAGTTCATTATCAAGATAGCAAAGATGATGTGGAAAAAATTAAACACGAAATGCTTGATAGCGATTTAATTATACTGGCTACTCCTGTGTATTGTCATATGGCTTCTTCTGGAATGGTTATGTTTATTGAAAGAATATTTTCCTTGTGGGTTCATTTTTTCAAATTGGTTGGAAAGCCATGTATTATTATCACCACAAGCGAAAGTAACGGAAATGAAAAAGTTATAAGGTATTTATCTGGTATATTAGAAACAGCAGGGGCTAATGTAGAAGATGCCTATACATTTATGAATACGTATGACAATGAAGAAGAAAATATGGAAAGATTAACAAATAGTATAACAAAAATTTTAGAAAATCATAACCCAAAGTTTTCCCATAAACAAGAGGCGATTTTTAAAACTTACAAGAGAGCTATAGGTAGGTATGATGAAACAAATTATGAATATCAGTATTGGGAAAAAAGTGGACTTTTTAGTTCGAAATCATTAAAAGAATATAATGAAATTGTTAACCCTTAA
- a CDS encoding IS1380 family transposase → MISLQKNQVNFNSNMTISHTGGRLSSDSGLVLVKEVMNTFGFSDLAKYLLHIKDNRAYFTHDNLAIFEQLIMQLIAGYSADSSANLLRQDPVFQIVLGSKQLASQSSISRFLDRFTEENMDQFQSLNQALIDKERLIRNDTELIIDIDSTHSDTYGHQEQTDYNAHYKTYGYHPLVAFDGLTGDFLKAELRSSNQYTSKGVKKLIEPLLDHYSNALPHTDILVRGDSGFATPEVYESCESNNSHYVIRLKNNKRLGQLAEQSILYGDNQKWEEREVQYFSLSYQARSWSKPRRICIRSVREGGELLFHHTFIVTNLSETVSPKVIFSLYGKRGTMENYIKEAKAGFYFDKTDSPRFLENQVRMMMSVLAYNLVNFLKTIGFDKVNQGMTIHSIRLNLLKVAGKLVQTGRKVYLKLSSYHVHQTEFYKVFERLRRSRQWI, encoded by the coding sequence TTGATTAGTTTACAGAAAAATCAAGTTAATTTCAATTCAAACATGACCATTTCACATACAGGTGGCAGATTATCGAGTGATTCGGGTTTAGTGTTAGTTAAAGAAGTAATGAACACCTTCGGTTTCTCAGATTTAGCTAAATACCTGCTTCACATAAAAGATAATCGAGCTTACTTCACACATGATAATCTAGCGATATTTGAACAGCTCATTATGCAGCTAATCGCTGGCTATTCGGCGGACTCGTCAGCTAATTTGTTAAGACAAGATCCCGTATTCCAGATAGTACTAGGTAGTAAGCAGTTAGCATCACAGTCCTCGATCTCAAGATTTCTAGATCGTTTTACTGAAGAGAATATGGATCAATTTCAGTCATTGAATCAAGCATTAATTGACAAAGAACGTCTGATCCGCAATGACACCGAGTTAATCATTGATATCGATTCAACGCATTCAGATACCTATGGTCATCAAGAACAAACAGATTATAATGCCCATTATAAAACCTATGGGTATCATCCTCTAGTTGCCTTTGATGGACTGACTGGGGATTTCTTAAAAGCTGAACTGCGTTCAAGTAACCAGTACACATCCAAAGGCGTAAAAAAGTTGATAGAGCCACTGCTCGATCACTACTCTAATGCGTTACCCCATACCGACATTCTGGTTCGAGGAGATAGCGGATTCGCTACACCAGAGGTGTATGAGTCTTGCGAATCCAACAATAGTCACTATGTGATTCGATTAAAGAACAATAAACGCTTAGGTCAGCTAGCTGAACAGTCCATCCTCTATGGAGATAATCAAAAATGGGAAGAGCGAGAAGTCCAGTATTTTTCACTATCCTACCAAGCTCGATCATGGTCGAAACCTCGTCGTATCTGTATTCGCTCCGTTCGTGAAGGAGGAGAACTACTCTTCCACCATACGTTTATTGTGACTAATCTATCAGAAACTGTTTCACCTAAAGTCATTTTCTCTCTCTATGGCAAACGAGGGACAATGGAAAACTATATCAAAGAAGCCAAAGCAGGCTTTTATTTTGATAAAACCGACAGTCCACGCTTCTTAGAAAATCAAGTCAGAATGATGATGAGTGTCCTGGCTTATAACCTTGTTAATTTTCTAAAGACTATTGGCTTTGATAAAGTAAATCAGGGTATGACTATTCATTCTATTCGACTGAATTTGCTTAAAGTTGCCGGTAAACTCGTTCAAACAGGTAGGAAGGTTTATCTCAAACTGTCGAGTTATCATGTGCATCAAACTGAATTTTATAAGGTTTTCGAACGCCTGCGGCGATCCAGGCAATGGATTTAG
- a CDS encoding helix-turn-helix domain-containing protein, with amino-acid sequence MTHSNDNTSARKGKHLSYSERSQTAILKTENYLNRQIANALKHALQTINSEIHRGTITQLKSQK; translated from the coding sequence ATGACGCACTCTAACGATAACACATCAGCACGTAAGGGAAAACACTTATCTTATTCAGAACGGTCTCAAACTGCTATTTTAAAGACTGAGAACTACCTTAATCGTCAAATTGCGAATGCATTGAAACACGCCCTGCAAACCATTAATAGTGAAATCCATCGTGGAACCATTACTCAACTCAAAAGTCAAAAGTAA
- a CDS encoding IS30 family transposase: MYDYYATSYDPDTGQAAYDRLRLNYDCRPKWADTDTFIELADDELLLEKWSPDVVIGFTKTHDLFDSSIIPCTMTVYGRIDKGNMRTKNMDLFEKLSRKPKDASYRGRTNKLILGQSIEHRPVEIDDRQTFGHWEIDTFVENKVKIDSILLMLVERQTRFEIILKLKGKDKESVDHALSQISQAQCSRMQQWMNDYLRKILGYQTPHACFGFAKALLSMSQVA, from the coding sequence ATTTATGACTATTATGCGACTAGCTACGATCCAGATACTGGACAAGCAGCTTATGATAGGCTTCGATTGAACTACGACTGTCGGCCAAAATGGGCTGACACGGATACATTTATTGAGTTGGCGGATGATGAACTGTTACTAGAAAAGTGGTCTCCGGACGTGGTCATTGGTTTTACTAAAACACATGACTTGTTTGATTCTTCTATTATTCCCTGTACAATGACTGTTTATGGAAGGATTGACAAGGGTAATATGAGAACCAAGAATATGGATTTATTTGAAAAACTATCACGCAAACCAAAAGATGCTTCTTATAGAGGACGGACAAACAAGCTGATTTTAGGCCAATCCATTGAACATCGCCCAGTAGAAATTGATGACCGACAAACCTTTGGTCACTGGGAAATTGACACATTTGTCGAAAATAAAGTGAAAATCGATTCGATTTTATTGATGTTAGTTGAACGTCAAACACGCTTTGAAATCATCCTTAAACTAAAGGGTAAAGACAAAGAATCTGTTGATCATGCCCTCAGTCAAATTAGCCAAGCACAATGCTCGAGAATGCAACAGTGGATGAATGACTATCTACGGAAGATACTCGGATATCAAACGCCTCATGCCTGCTTTGGCTTTGCTAAGGCTCTACTCTCAATGTCCCAAGTTGCCTAA
- a CDS encoding immunoglobulin-like domain-containing protein encodes MKKNLFLIFASILSVSLLTSYDESSTIHRKYSFHQVSPDYSENASTNVSLEGDELFDYADLSDATIEIVIENNTSDNIEYGQLFEVEFYENGWKHLNVEVPHNDILNVLEPGKK; translated from the coding sequence TTGAAAAAGAATCTTTTCTTAATTTTTGCATCGATTCTTTCTGTCAGTTTGTTAACTTCCTATGACGAGTCTTCTACTATCCACAGGAAATATAGTTTTCACCAGGTAAGTCCGGATTATTCAGAAAATGCATCTACAAATGTATCTTTAGAAGGCGACGAGTTATTCGATTATGCAGACTTATCTGATGCAACGATTGAAATAGTGATTGAGAATAATACTTCCGACAATATAGAATATGGGCAACTTTTTGAAGTTGAATTCTATGAGAACGGTTGGAAACACCTCAATGTAGAAGTTCCTCATAACGATATTTTAAATGTTTTAGAACCGGGAAAAAAATGA
- the yghU gene encoding glutathione-dependent disulfide-bond oxidoreductase, protein MSNYEIPEVWEWEPDEKSKTGNQPTAGSRFEQKLPVGDQPLQVYSLGTPNGVKVAIMLEELKEAGVENAGYDLYKIDISRGDQFGSDFVKINPNSKIPALMDHSEKEPIRVFESVSILLYLAEKFETFMPTALAERTELMNWLFWQTGAAPFLGGGFGHFYNYAPTAQEYPINRYTMEAKRQLDLLDKHLADNAYINGDEYGIADMAIWPWYGRLVQGELYGEADKFLKADEYTNLKAWADKILERPAVKRALEVEYKEL, encoded by the coding sequence ATGTCAAACTATGAAATTCCAGAAGTATGGGAATGGGAACCAGACGAAAAAAGCAAGACAGGTAACCAGCCTACAGCCGGAAGCCGATTCGAACAAAAACTACCAGTAGGAGATCAACCTCTACAAGTCTATTCTCTTGGTACTCCAAATGGCGTAAAAGTAGCGATTATGCTTGAAGAGCTAAAAGAAGCCGGTGTTGAAAATGCTGGATATGATTTATATAAAATTGATATCTCAAGAGGAGATCAATTCGGCAGTGACTTTGTCAAAATTAATCCCAACTCTAAAATTCCAGCACTAATGGATCATTCAGAAAAAGAACCGATTCGTGTATTTGAATCCGTATCGATCTTACTTTACCTAGCTGAAAAGTTCGAAACATTCATGCCAACAGCACTTGCTGAGCGTACGGAACTCATGAACTGGTTGTTCTGGCAAACAGGAGCTGCACCATTCTTAGGTGGCGGTTTTGGACACTTCTACAACTATGCACCAACAGCACAAGAATACCCAATCAACCGTTACACAATGGAAGCGAAACGTCAGCTAGATCTTTTAGACAAACATTTAGCAGACAATGCGTACATCAACGGTGACGAGTACGGAATTGCAGATATGGCAATCTGGCCATGGTATGGTCGTTTAGTTCAAGGTGAATTGTATGGCGAAGCCGATAAATTCTTGAAAGCAGATGAATATACAAACTTAAAAGCCTGGGCAGACAAGATTCTTGAAAGACCAGCTGTTAAACGTGCGCTTGAAGTAGAATATAAAGAACTCTAA
- the guaA gene encoding glutamine-hydrolyzing GMP synthase produces the protein MAVLDFGSQFNQLITRRIREFGVFSELLPHTVSAQELKESNVKGIIFSGGPMSVYDEEAFSIDPEIFELGIPIFGICYGMQLMAHKLGGKVEPAGTREYGKATLEIKNHSAELFTTLEQEETVWMSHGDYVTELPEGFEITAVNPHCPIAAIENKAKNFHAVQFHPEVRHTEHGNEILRNFAFNVCGFEGNWDMGQFIDLEVDKIREQVGDRKVLLGLSGGVDSSVTGVLLNKAIGDQLVCIFVDHGLLRKDEGDQVMGSLENKFGLNVIRVDAKERFMSKLAGVSDPEQKRKIIGNEFIEVFNDEATKLEGIDFLAQGTLYTDVIESGTATAQTIKSHHNVGGLPEDMQFELIEPMNTLFKDEVRALGEELGMPSSLVWRQPFPGPGLAIRVLGEITEEKIEVVRESDAILREEIANAGLDRDVWQYFTVLPGFKSVGVMGDGRTYDYTIGIRAVTSIDGMTSDWARIPFDVLEKISTRIVNEVDHINRVVYDITSKPPATIEWE, from the coding sequence ATGGCCGTTCTGGACTTTGGGAGCCAGTTCAACCAGTTAATTACGCGTCGTATTAGAGAGTTTGGCGTCTTCTCAGAACTTTTACCCCATACGGTTTCAGCTCAAGAGTTAAAAGAATCAAACGTAAAAGGCATCATTTTCTCCGGTGGACCAATGAGTGTCTATGATGAAGAAGCTTTTTCAATTGATCCAGAGATTTTTGAATTGGGTATTCCAATTTTTGGGATTTGTTACGGGATGCAACTCATGGCACATAAACTAGGTGGGAAAGTAGAACCGGCTGGTACTCGTGAGTATGGTAAGGCGACTCTTGAAATCAAGAACCACTCAGCAGAGCTTTTCACAACACTTGAACAAGAAGAAACGGTTTGGATGAGCCACGGAGACTATGTAACAGAACTTCCAGAAGGATTCGAAATTACAGCTGTGAATCCACATTGTCCAATCGCCGCAATCGAAAATAAGGCAAAGAACTTCCATGCTGTTCAATTCCACCCAGAAGTGCGTCACACAGAGCATGGAAATGAAATTCTACGTAACTTCGCATTTAACGTATGTGGCTTTGAAGGTAACTGGGATATGGGTCAGTTTATCGATTTAGAAGTGGATAAGATTCGTGAGCAAGTTGGCGACCGTAAAGTGTTGCTTGGGCTTTCAGGTGGGGTAGATTCGAGTGTTACGGGTGTGCTGCTGAACAAAGCGATTGGTGACCAACTGGTATGTATCTTTGTTGACCACGGCTTGCTGCGTAAAGATGAAGGCGATCAAGTAATGGGGAGTCTGGAGAATAAATTTGGACTGAACGTGATTCGAGTGGATGCAAAAGAACGTTTCATGAGCAAACTGGCAGGTGTAAGTGATCCTGAGCAGAAACGTAAAATCATTGGAAATGAATTTATTGAAGTATTCAATGATGAAGCCACAAAACTCGAAGGCATCGATTTCCTAGCTCAAGGTACATTGTATACAGATGTGATTGAAAGTGGAACAGCGACTGCGCAAACGATTAAATCACATCACAACGTTGGTGGACTGCCAGAAGACATGCAGTTTGAGTTGATTGAGCCAATGAATACCTTGTTTAAAGATGAAGTTCGTGCGCTTGGAGAAGAGTTAGGTATGCCATCAAGTTTAGTATGGCGTCAACCATTCCCAGGACCAGGACTTGCGATTCGTGTACTTGGCGAAATCACAGAAGAGAAAATTGAAGTTGTTCGTGAAAGTGATGCAATCTTGCGCGAAGAAATCGCCAATGCAGGACTTGACCGCGATGTATGGCAATACTTCACTGTCTTACCAGGCTTCAAATCCGTTGGGGTAATGGGAGACGGTAGAACGTATGACTACACGATCGGAATCCGTGCCGTAACGTCAATCGACGGTATGACATCAGACTGGGCAAGAATTCCATTTGATGTACTAGAAAAAATCTCAACAAGAATTGTAAACGAAGTAGATCACATTAACAGAGTAGTGTATGACATTACGAGTAAGCCGCCTGCTACAATTGAGTGGGAATGA
- a CDS encoding IS3 family transposase (programmed frameshift) codes for MSTRRPRRTYTEEFKKQIVDLHKAGKSRKEIIEEYDLTGSAFDKWVRQHSQTGSFKERDNLTPEQKELKELRKANTQLKMENDILKQAALIFGRKFEVIKRNKHNYSISAMCRALKISRGSYYYEVIKKESDAELEQAIIEEFAKSKNNYGTRKLKKRLKKRAFIVSRRRIGHIMKKFHLVSKYDRPSYKPQKSGVNQAKIENALNREFNPKEPMKAIVTDLTYVKVANKWFYVCFILDLFNREIIGYSAGPNKTADLVLQALATVKGDLHTVNVFHTDRGKEFDNHTIDELLDTFDIVRSLSRKGNPYDNAVAESTYKSFKFEFVYDNTFHTLYELQVQLMDYVHWWNHFRPHGSLDYESPIDYRKDWEQEQSEMEVCKSVVPQLVETSLSFS; via the exons ATGTCTACTCGTCGTCCACGTCGAACTTATACAGAAGAATTTAAGAAACAAATTGTTGATTTACACAAAGCAGGAAAATCAAGAAAAGAAATCATAGAAGAATATGATCTTACAGGATCGGCTTTTGACAAATGGGTACGTCAACATAGTCAAACCGGTTCATTCAAAGAAAGAGATAACTTAACACCTGAACAGAAAGAATTGAAAGAATTAAGGAAAGCAAATACCCAGCTTAAGATGGAAAATGATATTTTAAAGCAAGCGGCGCTGATATTCGGGCGAAAGT TCGAAGTAATCAAACGCAACAAACATAACTATTCTATATCAGCGATGTGCCGTGCCCTTAAGATCAGTAGAGGATCTTATTATTACGAAGTAATAAAGAAAGAAAGTGACGCGGAACTCGAACAAGCGATTATTGAAGAGTTTGCCAAAAGCAAAAACAATTATGGCACGCGTAAACTGAAGAAAAGATTGAAGAAGCGTGCGTTTATCGTATCTCGTCGGAGAATTGGACACATTATGAAAAAGTTTCATCTGGTGTCCAAGTATGATAGACCATCATACAAACCACAAAAGAGTGGAGTCAATCAAGCGAAGATTGAAAACGCATTGAACCGTGAGTTCAATCCGAAAGAGCCGATGAAAGCTATCGTCACGGACTTGACCTATGTCAAAGTTGCCAATAAGTGGTTCTATGTTTGTTTTATTTTAGACTTGTTTAACCGCGAGATCATCGGGTATTCTGCTGGTCCCAATAAGACAGCTGACTTAGTCCTGCAGGCTCTCGCTACAGTTAAGGGTGATTTACATACGGTCAACGTGTTCCATACTGACCGGGGAAAAGAATTCGACAACCATACTATTGATGAGTTACTGGATACCTTTGATATTGTGCGCTCGTTAAGTAGAAAAGGGAATCCTTACGACAATGCCGTAGCGGAGTCCACGTATAAATCATTTAAGTTTGAATTTGTCTACGACAACACATTCCATACACTCTATGAACTGCAGGTCCAACTTATGGACTACGTCCATTGGTGGAATCATTTTCGCCCACATGGATCATTGGACTACGAATCTCCTATCGATTATCGAAAAGATTGGGAACAGGAACAGTCTGAAATGGAAGTCTGCAAATCCGTTGTTCCCCAGCTGGTCGAAACTAGCCTCTCATTCAGTTAG
- a CDS encoding IS3 family transposase, whose product MPKFEFVYDNTFHTLYELQVQLMDYVHWWNHFRPHGSLDYESPIDYRKDWEQEQSEMEVCKSVVPQLVETSLSFS is encoded by the coding sequence ATACCAAAGTTTGAATTTGTCTACGACAACACATTCCATACACTCTATGAACTGCAGGTCCAACTTATGGACTACGTCCATTGGTGGAATCATTTTCGCCCACATGGATCATTGGACTACGAATCTCCTATCGATTATCGAAAAGATTGGGAACAGGAACAGTCTGAAATGGAAGTCTGCAAATCCGTTGTTCCCCAGCTGGTCGAAACTAGCCTCTCATTCAGTTAG
- a CDS encoding DUF1772 domain-containing protein: MDDIVNSLLFFSLIGSGLVAGMFFAFSNFIMKAFSKVSHSNGLASMQEINKAVLNPWFFLFFLGTAFSSLILMVLYFFTPLVTIWGLIGAALYFFGCFMVTGTRNVPLNNELAKVSAEDKESKVWRHFLKTWTIWNQVRTLASLLAMILFLINLSSSTT; the protein is encoded by the coding sequence ATGGATGACATAGTAAATAGTCTACTGTTTTTTTCGCTAATTGGTTCGGGCTTAGTGGCAGGGATGTTTTTTGCTTTTTCAAATTTTATCATGAAGGCTTTTTCTAAAGTCTCTCATTCAAATGGACTGGCTTCTATGCAAGAAATCAATAAAGCAGTTTTGAATCCTTGGTTTTTCTTGTTCTTCTTAGGAACAGCTTTTTCTAGTTTGATTTTAATGGTCTTATATTTCTTTACTCCGCTAGTTACAATATGGGGACTGATTGGCGCCGCATTATATTTCTTTGGCTGTTTTATGGTTACAGGAACAAGGAATGTACCGCTCAATAATGAATTAGCCAAGGTTAGTGCAGAAGATAAAGAGAGCAAGGTATGGAGACACTTCCTTAAAACTTGGACAATATGGAATCAGGTTCGTACATTAGCAAGCTTATTAGCGATGATTTTATTCCTAATCAATCTATCGTCTTCAACAACTTAA
- a CDS encoding DUF2812 domain-containing protein: MKKSVYKFITVDNYEKEEVFLKEMALKGWQFTEYKGLKYHFEQSEPENIDYRIDYFDGKKDEKDDYVQLFEDSGWTLVTTYTIFDGEWCYFKKAAQDNEVNEIFTDNESKIALFEKIRYRWTLYGFMLMVLIPFSLSTTLPRGIIFLSIPMVILFSVAIILYVKLWLNLSMKIKRMKR, translated from the coding sequence ATGAAAAAGTCCGTTTATAAATTTATCACTGTTGATAACTATGAAAAAGAAGAAGTCTTTTTGAAAGAAATGGCACTCAAAGGCTGGCAATTTACTGAATATAAAGGATTGAAATACCACTTTGAGCAAAGCGAACCAGAAAATATTGATTACCGTATAGATTATTTCGATGGTAAAAAAGACGAAAAAGACGATTACGTTCAATTGTTTGAAGACAGTGGTTGGACACTTGTAACTACATATACAATTTTCGACGGTGAATGGTGCTACTTCAAGAAAGCTGCACAAGACAATGAAGTAAATGAAATTTTTACAGATAATGAATCTAAAATTGCCCTTTTCGAGAAAATACGCTACCGCTGGACTCTGTATGGCTTTATGTTAATGGTGCTGATCCCATTCAGTCTTTCTACAACGTTACCAAGAGGGATTATTTTCCTTAGTATTCCCATGGTCATCCTGTTCAGTGTCGCGATTATTCTTTACGTCAAATTATGGTTAAACTTATCAATGAAAATTAAACGCATGAAGCGTTAA
- a CDS encoding PadR family transcriptional regulator: MSDEDLHKVYNPMTETAFYVLLSLQEERHGYGIMQDVEELTNNRLSFGAGTLYGSLSKLKKDGLIDIVKEEGKRKIYQITPTGKKFLLLEKNRIEELYKNSERID; this comes from the coding sequence ATGAGTGATGAAGATTTACACAAAGTATATAATCCGATGACAGAAACCGCCTTTTACGTTCTGCTATCCCTGCAAGAAGAAAGACACGGATATGGCATTATGCAAGATGTTGAAGAACTAACCAATAACCGACTCAGCTTTGGAGCCGGAACCTTATATGGTAGTTTGTCTAAGCTTAAAAAAGATGGTTTGATCGACATTGTTAAAGAAGAAGGCAAACGAAAAATTTATCAAATTACACCAACAGGAAAGAAATTTTTACTACTAGAAAAAAACCGTATTGAAGAACTATACAAAAATTCTGAGAGGATTGATTAA